The following are encoded together in the Rhinopithecus roxellana isolate Shanxi Qingling chromosome 5, ASM756505v1, whole genome shotgun sequence genome:
- the TIMM9 gene encoding mitochondrial import inner membrane translocase subunit Tim9: protein MAAQIPESDQIKQFKEFLGTYNKLTETCFLDCVKDFTTREVKPEETTCSEHCLQKYLKMTQRISMRFQEYHIQQNEALAAKAGLLGQPR, encoded by the exons ATGGCTGCACAAATACCAGAATCTGATCAGATAAAACAG TTTAAGGAATTTCTCGGGACCTACAATAAACTTACAGAGACCTGCTTTTTGGACTGTGTTAAAGACTTCACAACAAGAGAAGTAAAACCTGAAGAG ACCACCTGTTCAGAACATTgcttacagaaatatttaaaaatgacacaAAGAATATCCATGAGATTTCAGGAATATCATATTCAGCAGAATGAAGCCCTGGCAGCCAAAGCAGGACTCCTTGGCCAACCACGATAG